A region from the Salvia splendens isolate huo1 chromosome 15, SspV2, whole genome shotgun sequence genome encodes:
- the LOC121769533 gene encoding primase homolog protein-like isoform X1: protein MPPTALLHRPPPPPPCLVASNTWLNLLSLKCPSAFLPYSAEFVSGIALKSNGFRCFSHPPLSKPTAVDMDVEKTESAKLKQKIEALGVKFESCTPGQFDLLYCPKCKGGQSIQRTLSFHISQSWSYAIWRCFDLQCGWAGQVFADNNKENPHVSWENLRLEPLDDKLLGYFAERMISKETLQRNNVMQVVGGKKIIAFPYRRNGQHVGCKYRTLDKKFWQGRNTEKMLYGIDDIVDADEIIIVEGEIDKLSIEEAGYCNCVSVPDGAPQTVSVNKIPSKEKDTAFQYLWNCIDYFKKASRIILATDGDAPGQALAEELARRLGKERCWRVHLPRKDESSSFKDANEVLKSLGADALRAAIDKAELY, encoded by the exons ATGCCTCCTACGGCGCTCCTCCACCGgccaccacctccgccgccgtgCCTCGTTGCTTCCAACACTTGGCTAAATTTGCTATCTTTGAAATGCCCCAGCGCTTTCTTGCCCTACTCTGCTGAATTTGTCTCAGGAATTGCGTTAAAAAGTAATGGGTTTCGATGTTTTTCTCACCCCCCTTTATCCAAGCCAACAG CAGTCGATATGGATGTGGAGAAAACCGAATCAGCTAAATTGAAGCAAAAAATTGAGGCCCTCGGAGTAAAGTTCGAATCTTGCACACCTGGCCAGTTTGATCTCTTGTATTGTCCTAAG TGCAAAGGGGGGCAGTCGATTCAGAGGACGCTGTCGTTTCACATCAGCCAAAGTTG GAGTTATGCGATTTGGAGGTGTTTTGATCTTCAATGTGGATGGGCCGGCCAG GTCTTTGCAGACAACAATAAAGAAAATCCTCATGTCAGCTGGGAAAATCTGAGGCTTGAGCCTTTGGATGATAAG TTGCTTGGATACTTTGCTGAAAGAATGATATCAAAGGAAACACTGCAGAGGAATAATGTCATGCAAGTTGTTGGTGGAAAG AAAATCATTGCTTTTCCTTATAGACGAAATGGACAGCATGTTGGCTGCAAATACCGCACTCTTGATAAAAAGTTCTGGCAG GGGAGAAATACGGAGAAGATGTTATATGGGATCGATGACATTGTGGATGCAGATGAGATCATTATT GTTGAAGGCGAAATAGACAAGCTATCAATCGAAGAAGCTGGTTATTGCAATTGTGTCAGTGTTCCTGACGGTGCACCACAGACAGTTTCAGTCAATAAAATACCATCAAAAGAAAAG GACACTGCCTTTCAATACTTGTGGAACTGCATAGACTACTTCAAAAAG GCGTCTCGTATAATCCTGGCAACTGATGGCGATGCACCTGGCCAAGCTTTAGCTGAAGAGCTCGCCCGTCGTCTTGGGAAAGAAAG ATGCTGGCGTGTGCATTTGCCAAGGAAAGATGAGAGCAGCTCGTTCAAAGATGCAAACGAG GTTCTAAAGAGTCTTGGtgcagatgctctaagagcTGCAATTGACAAAGCAGAGTTATATTAG
- the LOC121768142 gene encoding twinkle homolog protein, chloroplastic/mitochondrial-like isoform X2, which translates to MATVLRPMPPCLFRDLKLQEIGIDGSSCMPGQYNGLVCPSCKGGESNEKSLSLHVDEDGGAAVWTCFRAKCGWKGATRAFAGVNSTYSTMNKTKTKQPIRTITEESLGLEPLCSELLAYFAERMISGETLQRNAVMQKRTGDQIAIAFTYQRNGELVSCKYRDINKKFWQEANTEKVFYGLDDIKEASDVIIVEGEMDKLAMEEAGFKNCVSVPDGAPPKVSAKEVPAEEKDTKYQYLWNCKAYTEKASRIILATDADPPGQALAEELARRLGRERCWRIKWPKKNDTEYFKDANEVLMYMGPDALKEVIENAELYPIRGLFNFRDYFDEINDYYHQSLGFELGVSTGWRALNELYNVVPGELTIVTGVPNSGKSEWIDALLVNLNHSVGWKFALCSMENRVREHGRKLLEKHIKKPFFDVRYGERVERISTEELEQGKKWLSDSFSLIRCENDCLPSISWVLELARIAVLRHGVNGLVIDPYNELDHQRPPNQTETEYVSQMLTKVKRFAQHHSCHVWFVAHPRQLHNWIGGPPNMYDISGSAHFINKCDNGIVIHRNRDPDAGPMDLVQVCVRKVRNKVIGTIGDAYLSYNRVTGEYSDIDVAGLLSKRKRGP; encoded by the exons ATGGCTACAGTTTTACGCCCTATGCCGCCATGCCTATTCCGAGACCTA AAGTTGCAGGAAATTGGAATTGATGGCAGTTCATGCATGCCGGGCCAATACAATGGTTTAGTTTGTCCAAGT TGTAAAGGCGGAGAATCGAACGAGAAAAGCCTTTCGCTTCATGTCGATGAAGATGG CGGTGCAGCAGTGTGGACCTGCTTTCGTGCTAAATGTGGGTGGAAGGGCGCTACCCGT GCCTTTGCAGGTGTAAACTCAACTTATTCAACAATGAATAAAACCAAAACAAAGCAACCAATAAGAACAATCACAGAGGAGAGTTTAGGACTGGAACCTTTGTGCAGTGAG CTACTTGCATATTTTGCTGAGCGCATGATCTCTGGAGAAACCCTGCAGAGAAATGCTGTTATGCAGAAAAGGACAGGAGATCAG ATTGCTATTGCTTTCACTTACCAAAGAAACGGAGAGCTTGTAAGCTGCAAGTATCGTGATATTAACAAAAAGTTTTGGCAG GAAGCAAATACTGAAAAAGTATTTTATGGGCTAGATGATATAAAGGAAGCAAGTGACGTCATAATT GTTGAGGGTGAAATGGACAAGCTTGCTATGGAAGAAGCAGGCTTCAAGAATTGTGTGAGTGTTCCTGATGGTGCGCCTCCAAAAGTATCGGCAAAGGAAGTGCCTGCAGAAGAAAAG GACACGAAGTATCAATATCTATGGAATTGCAAGGCATATACTGAAAAG GCATCTCGCATTATTCTTGCAACTGATGCTGATCCTCCTGGTCAAGCCTTGGCCGAAGAACTTGCACGGCGCCTTGGAAGAGAAAG GTGCTGGAGAATCAAGTGGCCAAAAAAGAATGATACTGAATATTTTAAAGATGCAAATGAG GTGCTTATGTATATGGGCCCTGATGCACTGAAGGAAGTTATTGAAAATGCTGAGCTTTATCCAATAAGAGGGTTGTTCAATTTTAGAGATTACTTTGACGAGATCAACGACTATTATCATCAGTCTCTTGGTTTTGAGCTTGGTGTTTCAACAGGATGGAGGGCCCTCAATGAATTGTACAAT GTTGTACCTGGGGAATTGACAATTGTCACCGGAGTTCCAAATTCAGGCAAGAGTGAATGGATTGACGCTCTATTAGTCAATCTCAATCATAGTGTAGGCTGGAAATTCGCACTTTGTTCGATGGAAAATAGG GTTAGGGAGCATGGAAGAAAACTGTTGGAGAAACATATAAAAAAGCCTTTCTTCGATGTTAG GTATGGGGAACGTGTTGAGAGGATTAGCACCGAGGAACTGGAGCAAGGAAAGAAATGGCTCAGCGATTCATTTTCTCTAATAAG GTGTGAGAACGATTGCCTTCCAAGCATAAGTTGGGTTCTTGAACTTGCAAGAATAGCAGTTCTGCGCCATGGGGTTAATGGGCTCGTAATTGACCCATACAATGAACTGGATCATCAACGCCCTCCTAATCA GACCGAGACTGAATATGTGAGTCAGATGCTGACCAAAGTGAAGCGGTTTGCTCAGCATCATTCATGTCATGTTTGGTTTGTTGCTCATCCAAGACAG TTGCATAATTGGATTGGAGGCCCTCCGAATATGTACGACATCAGTGGGAGTGCACACTTCATAAACAAATGTGACAACGGGATTGTTATCCATCGTAACAGGGACCCGGATGCTGGCCCTATGGACTTAGTTCAG GTTTGTGTGCGGAAAGTACGTAATAAAGTTATAGGAACAATTGGCGATGCATATCTGTCATATAATAG GGTCACTGGTGAGTACTCGGACATTGATGTGGCGGGCTTGCTTTCTAAGCGCAAGCGTGGTCCGTAA
- the LOC121769533 gene encoding primase homolog protein-like isoform X2 — MPPTALLHRPPPPPPCLVASNTWLNLLSLKCPSAFLPYSAEFVSGIALKSNGFRCFSHPPLSKPTVDMDVEKTESAKLKQKIEALGVKFESCTPGQFDLLYCPKCKGGQSIQRTLSFHISQSWSYAIWRCFDLQCGWAGQVFADNNKENPHVSWENLRLEPLDDKLLGYFAERMISKETLQRNNVMQVVGGKKIIAFPYRRNGQHVGCKYRTLDKKFWQGRNTEKMLYGIDDIVDADEIIIVEGEIDKLSIEEAGYCNCVSVPDGAPQTVSVNKIPSKEKDTAFQYLWNCIDYFKKASRIILATDGDAPGQALAEELARRLGKERCWRVHLPRKDESSSFKDANEVLKSLGADALRAAIDKAELY; from the exons ATGCCTCCTACGGCGCTCCTCCACCGgccaccacctccgccgccgtgCCTCGTTGCTTCCAACACTTGGCTAAATTTGCTATCTTTGAAATGCCCCAGCGCTTTCTTGCCCTACTCTGCTGAATTTGTCTCAGGAATTGCGTTAAAAAGTAATGGGTTTCGATGTTTTTCTCACCCCCCTTTATCCAAGCCAACAG TCGATATGGATGTGGAGAAAACCGAATCAGCTAAATTGAAGCAAAAAATTGAGGCCCTCGGAGTAAAGTTCGAATCTTGCACACCTGGCCAGTTTGATCTCTTGTATTGTCCTAAG TGCAAAGGGGGGCAGTCGATTCAGAGGACGCTGTCGTTTCACATCAGCCAAAGTTG GAGTTATGCGATTTGGAGGTGTTTTGATCTTCAATGTGGATGGGCCGGCCAG GTCTTTGCAGACAACAATAAAGAAAATCCTCATGTCAGCTGGGAAAATCTGAGGCTTGAGCCTTTGGATGATAAG TTGCTTGGATACTTTGCTGAAAGAATGATATCAAAGGAAACACTGCAGAGGAATAATGTCATGCAAGTTGTTGGTGGAAAG AAAATCATTGCTTTTCCTTATAGACGAAATGGACAGCATGTTGGCTGCAAATACCGCACTCTTGATAAAAAGTTCTGGCAG GGGAGAAATACGGAGAAGATGTTATATGGGATCGATGACATTGTGGATGCAGATGAGATCATTATT GTTGAAGGCGAAATAGACAAGCTATCAATCGAAGAAGCTGGTTATTGCAATTGTGTCAGTGTTCCTGACGGTGCACCACAGACAGTTTCAGTCAATAAAATACCATCAAAAGAAAAG GACACTGCCTTTCAATACTTGTGGAACTGCATAGACTACTTCAAAAAG GCGTCTCGTATAATCCTGGCAACTGATGGCGATGCACCTGGCCAAGCTTTAGCTGAAGAGCTCGCCCGTCGTCTTGGGAAAGAAAG ATGCTGGCGTGTGCATTTGCCAAGGAAAGATGAGAGCAGCTCGTTCAAAGATGCAAACGAG GTTCTAAAGAGTCTTGGtgcagatgctctaagagcTGCAATTGACAAAGCAGAGTTATATTAG
- the LOC121768142 gene encoding twinkle homolog protein, chloroplastic/mitochondrial-like isoform X3, translating to MATVLRPMPPCLFRDLCKGGESNEKSLSLHVDEDGGAAVWTCFRAKCGWKGATRAFAGVNSTYSTMNKTKTKQPIRTITEESLGLEPLCSELLAYFAERMISGETLQRNAVMQKRTGDQIAIAFTYQRNGELVSCKYRDINKKFWQEANTEKVFYGLDDIKEASDVIIVEGEMDKLAMEEAGFKNCVSVPDGAPPKVSAKEVPAEEKDTKYQYLWNCKAYTEKASRIILATDADPPGQALAEELARRLGRERCWRIKWPKKNDTEYFKDANEVLMYMGPDALKEVIENAELYPIRGLFNFRDYFDEINDYYHQSLGFELGVSTGWRALNELYNVVPGELTIVTGVPNSGKSEWIDALLVNLNHSVGWKFALCSMENRVREHGRKLLEKHIKKPFFDVRYGERVERISTEELEQGKKWLSDSFSLIRCENDCLPSISWVLELARIAVLRHGVNGLVIDPYNELDHQRPPNQTETEYVSQMLTKVKRFAQHHSCHVWFVAHPRQLHNWIGGPPNMYDISGSAHFINKCDNGIVIHRNRDPDAGPMDLVQVCVRKVRNKVIGTIGDAYLSYNRVTGEYSDIDVAGLLSKRKRGP from the exons ATGGCTACAGTTTTACGCCCTATGCCGCCATGCCTATTCCGAGACCTA TGTAAAGGCGGAGAATCGAACGAGAAAAGCCTTTCGCTTCATGTCGATGAAGATGG CGGTGCAGCAGTGTGGACCTGCTTTCGTGCTAAATGTGGGTGGAAGGGCGCTACCCGT GCCTTTGCAGGTGTAAACTCAACTTATTCAACAATGAATAAAACCAAAACAAAGCAACCAATAAGAACAATCACAGAGGAGAGTTTAGGACTGGAACCTTTGTGCAGTGAG CTACTTGCATATTTTGCTGAGCGCATGATCTCTGGAGAAACCCTGCAGAGAAATGCTGTTATGCAGAAAAGGACAGGAGATCAG ATTGCTATTGCTTTCACTTACCAAAGAAACGGAGAGCTTGTAAGCTGCAAGTATCGTGATATTAACAAAAAGTTTTGGCAG GAAGCAAATACTGAAAAAGTATTTTATGGGCTAGATGATATAAAGGAAGCAAGTGACGTCATAATT GTTGAGGGTGAAATGGACAAGCTTGCTATGGAAGAAGCAGGCTTCAAGAATTGTGTGAGTGTTCCTGATGGTGCGCCTCCAAAAGTATCGGCAAAGGAAGTGCCTGCAGAAGAAAAG GACACGAAGTATCAATATCTATGGAATTGCAAGGCATATACTGAAAAG GCATCTCGCATTATTCTTGCAACTGATGCTGATCCTCCTGGTCAAGCCTTGGCCGAAGAACTTGCACGGCGCCTTGGAAGAGAAAG GTGCTGGAGAATCAAGTGGCCAAAAAAGAATGATACTGAATATTTTAAAGATGCAAATGAG GTGCTTATGTATATGGGCCCTGATGCACTGAAGGAAGTTATTGAAAATGCTGAGCTTTATCCAATAAGAGGGTTGTTCAATTTTAGAGATTACTTTGACGAGATCAACGACTATTATCATCAGTCTCTTGGTTTTGAGCTTGGTGTTTCAACAGGATGGAGGGCCCTCAATGAATTGTACAAT GTTGTACCTGGGGAATTGACAATTGTCACCGGAGTTCCAAATTCAGGCAAGAGTGAATGGATTGACGCTCTATTAGTCAATCTCAATCATAGTGTAGGCTGGAAATTCGCACTTTGTTCGATGGAAAATAGG GTTAGGGAGCATGGAAGAAAACTGTTGGAGAAACATATAAAAAAGCCTTTCTTCGATGTTAG GTATGGGGAACGTGTTGAGAGGATTAGCACCGAGGAACTGGAGCAAGGAAAGAAATGGCTCAGCGATTCATTTTCTCTAATAAG GTGTGAGAACGATTGCCTTCCAAGCATAAGTTGGGTTCTTGAACTTGCAAGAATAGCAGTTCTGCGCCATGGGGTTAATGGGCTCGTAATTGACCCATACAATGAACTGGATCATCAACGCCCTCCTAATCA GACCGAGACTGAATATGTGAGTCAGATGCTGACCAAAGTGAAGCGGTTTGCTCAGCATCATTCATGTCATGTTTGGTTTGTTGCTCATCCAAGACAG TTGCATAATTGGATTGGAGGCCCTCCGAATATGTACGACATCAGTGGGAGTGCACACTTCATAAACAAATGTGACAACGGGATTGTTATCCATCGTAACAGGGACCCGGATGCTGGCCCTATGGACTTAGTTCAG GTTTGTGTGCGGAAAGTACGTAATAAAGTTATAGGAACAATTGGCGATGCATATCTGTCATATAATAG GGTCACTGGTGAGTACTCGGACATTGATGTGGCGGGCTTGCTTTCTAAGCGCAAGCGTGGTCCGTAA
- the LOC121768144 gene encoding patellin-4-like, whose product MTVEVECRAEAAPVAVEDVKTAAAEEEVKCEKEELKPKIVEKSSSYREESNFLSDLKDREKKALNELKTKLEAAILENSIFTKKESPKKETAAAAAPEEKPSEETCEKKEESEVCEEETEKCEEPEAEEAIDEDISIWGIPLLPSKGNESTNVVLLKFLRAREFKVNEAFEMLKKTLQWRKDFRADALLEEEFEPELGGAAYMSGVDGEGHPICYNIFGVVDEKTVATEEKRERFLRWRVQLMEKGVQKLDFKAGGVSSLLQINDLKNSPGASKKEVRVAVDKAVAVLQDNYPEFVAKNIFINVPFWYYAFHSLMSPFLTQRTRSKLVFARPSKVTETLLKYIPIQEIPIQYGGMKRENDFEFSNADGEATAVVIKAGATETIEIPTPEAGTTFIWDVTVLGWEVSYTEEFVPADENSYTMIVHKCKKMGTDEEAVRNTFKNNEAGKIVITVHNSSGKKKKLFYRYKIKKAAFD is encoded by the exons ATGACTGTTGAGGTTGAATGTAGAGCTGAGGCGGCGCCGGTGGCCGTGGAGGATGTGaagacggcggcggcggaggaggaggtgaAGTGCGAGAAGGAAGAATTGAAGCCTAAGATTGTGGAGAAAAGCTCTTCCTACAGAGAAGAGAGCAATTTCCTCTCCGATCTCAAAGATCGCGAGAAGAAGGCTTTGAACGAGCTCAAAACCAAGCTCGAAGCAGCCATCCTCGAAAACTCTATTTTCACCAAGAAAGAATCCCCCAAAAAGGAGACTGCTGCTGCGGCGGCGCCGGAGGAGAAACCCTCAGAAGAAACATGTGAAAAGAAAGAGGAATCAGAAGTTTGCGAGGAAGAAACAGAGAAATGCGAGGAGCCCGAAGCGGAAGAAGCAATTGATGAAGACATCTCGATTTGGGGAATTCCACTTTTGCCGAGCAAAGGCAACGAGAGCACGAACGTGGTGCTCTTGAAATTCCTCCGAGCTCGCGAATTTAAGGTGAACGAGGCGTTCGAGATGCTGAAGAAGACTCTCCAATGGCGGAAGGATTTCAGAGCCGACGCTCTTCTGGAGGAGgagtttgagcccgagctgggCGGCGCGGCCTACATGAGTGGCGTGGACGGCGAGGGCCACCCCATCTGCTACAACATCTTCGGGGTGGTGGACGAGAAGACGGTGGCGACGGAGGAGAAGAGGGAGCGTTTCTTGAGGTGGAGAGTGCAGCTCATGGAGAAGGGTGTGCAGAAGCTGGATTTTAAGGCTGGTGGGGTCAGCTCGCTGCTGCAGATCAATGATCTGAAAAACTCTCCCGGAGCTTCAAAGAAGGAGGTCCGCGTCGCCGTGGATAAGGCGGTGGCGGTTCTTCAAGATAATTACCCTGAATTTGTTGCTAAAAAT ATTTTCATCAATGTTCCGTTTTGGTATTATGCTTTTCATTCATTGATGTCTCCTTTCTTGACGCAAAGAACTAGGAGCAAATTGGTCTTTGCTCGGCCTTCTAAGGTCACTGAAACTCTTCTCAA GTACATTCCGATCCAAGAAATTCCGATTCAGTATGGAGGGATGAAAAGGGAGAATGACTTTGAGTTCTCCAATGCTGATGGTGAGGCTACAGCAGTGGTGATCAAGGCTGGAGCCACTGAAACCATTGAAATCCCAACTCCAGAG GCTGGGACTACATTTATCTGGGATGTGACAGTTCTTGGATGGGAGGTGAGCTACACAGAGGAGTTTGTGCCAGCAGATGAGAATTCATACACTATGATTGTGCATAAGTGTAAGAAGATGGGGACGGATGAGGAAGCGGTTCGTAATACGTTCAAGAACAACGAGGCGGGGAAGATCGTCATAACTGTGCACAATTCAtctgggaagaagaagaagttgttCTACAGATACAAGATCAAGAAGGCTGCTTTTGATTGA
- the LOC121768142 gene encoding twinkle homolog protein, chloroplastic/mitochondrial-like isoform X1 has product MLFTPPRKLLLSPYSKSGRIIVMGSKNFLLLKSPAAPATYACLHSLHDSLSSSSTLRTFIFDSYTRKCSRLFASPKQLQLSYQRANGYSFTPYAAMPIPRPISVSDVESLENQFVDDKKLMILKQKLQEIGIDGSSCMPGQYNGLVCPSCKGGESNEKSLSLHVDEDGGAAVWTCFRAKCGWKGATRAFAGVNSTYSTMNKTKTKQPIRTITEESLGLEPLCSELLAYFAERMISGETLQRNAVMQKRTGDQIAIAFTYQRNGELVSCKYRDINKKFWQEANTEKVFYGLDDIKEASDVIIVEGEMDKLAMEEAGFKNCVSVPDGAPPKVSAKEVPAEEKDTKYQYLWNCKAYTEKASRIILATDADPPGQALAEELARRLGRERCWRIKWPKKNDTEYFKDANEVLMYMGPDALKEVIENAELYPIRGLFNFRDYFDEINDYYHQSLGFELGVSTGWRALNELYNVVPGELTIVTGVPNSGKSEWIDALLVNLNHSVGWKFALCSMENRVREHGRKLLEKHIKKPFFDVRYGERVERISTEELEQGKKWLSDSFSLIRCENDCLPSISWVLELARIAVLRHGVNGLVIDPYNELDHQRPPNQTETEYVSQMLTKVKRFAQHHSCHVWFVAHPRQLHNWIGGPPNMYDISGSAHFINKCDNGIVIHRNRDPDAGPMDLVQVCVRKVRNKVIGTIGDAYLSYNRVTGEYSDIDVAGLLSKRKRGP; this is encoded by the exons ATGCTTTTCACACCGCCTCGAAAACTTTTGCTGAGTCCGTATTCGAAGAGTGGTAGAATTATTGTTATGGGTTCAAAGAATTTTCTGCTTCTGAAATCGCCGGCTGCTCCAGCTACTTACGCCTGCTTACACTCGCTCCATGAttctttatcatcttcttctaCTCTGAGAACATTTATTTTTGACTCGTACACTCGGAAATGCTCAAGGCTTTTTGCCTCTCCGAAGCAATTGCAGCTGAGTTATCAGAGGGCTAATGGCTACAGTTTTACGCCCTATGCCGCCATGCCTATTCCGAGACCTA TCTCTGTCTCTGATGTTGAGTCTCTGGAGAATCAATTCGTTGATGATAAGAAGCTGATGATATTAAAGCAGAAGTTGCAGGAAATTGGAATTGATGGCAGTTCATGCATGCCGGGCCAATACAATGGTTTAGTTTGTCCAAGT TGTAAAGGCGGAGAATCGAACGAGAAAAGCCTTTCGCTTCATGTCGATGAAGATGG CGGTGCAGCAGTGTGGACCTGCTTTCGTGCTAAATGTGGGTGGAAGGGCGCTACCCGT GCCTTTGCAGGTGTAAACTCAACTTATTCAACAATGAATAAAACCAAAACAAAGCAACCAATAAGAACAATCACAGAGGAGAGTTTAGGACTGGAACCTTTGTGCAGTGAG CTACTTGCATATTTTGCTGAGCGCATGATCTCTGGAGAAACCCTGCAGAGAAATGCTGTTATGCAGAAAAGGACAGGAGATCAG ATTGCTATTGCTTTCACTTACCAAAGAAACGGAGAGCTTGTAAGCTGCAAGTATCGTGATATTAACAAAAAGTTTTGGCAG GAAGCAAATACTGAAAAAGTATTTTATGGGCTAGATGATATAAAGGAAGCAAGTGACGTCATAATT GTTGAGGGTGAAATGGACAAGCTTGCTATGGAAGAAGCAGGCTTCAAGAATTGTGTGAGTGTTCCTGATGGTGCGCCTCCAAAAGTATCGGCAAAGGAAGTGCCTGCAGAAGAAAAG GACACGAAGTATCAATATCTATGGAATTGCAAGGCATATACTGAAAAG GCATCTCGCATTATTCTTGCAACTGATGCTGATCCTCCTGGTCAAGCCTTGGCCGAAGAACTTGCACGGCGCCTTGGAAGAGAAAG GTGCTGGAGAATCAAGTGGCCAAAAAAGAATGATACTGAATATTTTAAAGATGCAAATGAG GTGCTTATGTATATGGGCCCTGATGCACTGAAGGAAGTTATTGAAAATGCTGAGCTTTATCCAATAAGAGGGTTGTTCAATTTTAGAGATTACTTTGACGAGATCAACGACTATTATCATCAGTCTCTTGGTTTTGAGCTTGGTGTTTCAACAGGATGGAGGGCCCTCAATGAATTGTACAAT GTTGTACCTGGGGAATTGACAATTGTCACCGGAGTTCCAAATTCAGGCAAGAGTGAATGGATTGACGCTCTATTAGTCAATCTCAATCATAGTGTAGGCTGGAAATTCGCACTTTGTTCGATGGAAAATAGG GTTAGGGAGCATGGAAGAAAACTGTTGGAGAAACATATAAAAAAGCCTTTCTTCGATGTTAG GTATGGGGAACGTGTTGAGAGGATTAGCACCGAGGAACTGGAGCAAGGAAAGAAATGGCTCAGCGATTCATTTTCTCTAATAAG GTGTGAGAACGATTGCCTTCCAAGCATAAGTTGGGTTCTTGAACTTGCAAGAATAGCAGTTCTGCGCCATGGGGTTAATGGGCTCGTAATTGACCCATACAATGAACTGGATCATCAACGCCCTCCTAATCA GACCGAGACTGAATATGTGAGTCAGATGCTGACCAAAGTGAAGCGGTTTGCTCAGCATCATTCATGTCATGTTTGGTTTGTTGCTCATCCAAGACAG TTGCATAATTGGATTGGAGGCCCTCCGAATATGTACGACATCAGTGGGAGTGCACACTTCATAAACAAATGTGACAACGGGATTGTTATCCATCGTAACAGGGACCCGGATGCTGGCCCTATGGACTTAGTTCAG GTTTGTGTGCGGAAAGTACGTAATAAAGTTATAGGAACAATTGGCGATGCATATCTGTCATATAATAG GGTCACTGGTGAGTACTCGGACATTGATGTGGCGGGCTTGCTTTCTAAGCGCAAGCGTGGTCCGTAA